A region from the Corylus avellana chromosome ca7, CavTom2PMs-1.0 genome encodes:
- the LOC132188668 gene encoding factor of DNA methylation 1-like (The sequence of the model RefSeq protein was modified relative to this genomic sequence to represent the inferred CDS: added 4 bases not found in genome assembly), with product MDYSSEESDISESEINDYVEKPYEQLRVGKFKVKDLNGTLRCPFCAGKKKQDYKYKDLLQHASGVGKGSANRSAKQKANHLALAKYLETELSSEVAQTQCPILPQPVTQPPKQDDLYVWPWMGIIVNIVCDPRDGKKFHGSEYWLKRFSKFKPLEVLIFSEENDLNAQAVVKFNNDWNGFMNATEFEKSFETEHCSKKDWNERKTQLGSNTYGWCARADDYDAKGPIGDFLRNKGQLRTVSDIVKEAAQTRNNVVANLANKIDITNENLNELHYKYTEKTMSLSRMLVEKDKLHSVFLGEIRKMQRLSRDNVRRIFDEHEKLNHELETKKKKLDSWSKQLNKREALTERERQKLDEDKKKHDVRNNSLQLASMEQKKADENVLRLVEEQKREKEEAINKILQLEKQLDAKQKLEMEIEEIKGKLQVMKHLENEDDTSVRKKMEEMNETLEEKVDDLNDMEEMNNVLIAKERLSNDELQEARKQFIAGLTEIMLGGRTNIGIKRMGEIDSKPFQNTCKQRFALEEANVQASTLCSLWQENLKDPNWHPFKIIDIDGNTQEIVNEEDEKLRSLKQEWGEGIYMAVITALKEINEYNPSGRYIVSELWNFKEERKATLKEVISYILKNINTLKRKRQ from the exons ATGGACTACAGCTCTGAAGAGTCAGATATTAGTGAATCTGAGATCAATGACTATGTAGAGAAACCATATGAGCAATTGAGGGTTGGAAAGTTCAAAGTTAAAGATCTCAACGGCACGCTTAGATGTCCTTTCTGTGCTGGAAAGAAGAAGCAAGATTACAAGTACAAGGATTTGCTTCAACATGCTTCTGGAGTGGGTAAAGGTTCTGCTAACAGAAGtgcaaaacaaaaggcaaacCACCTTGCCTTGGCAAAGTACTTGGAGACTGAACTATCAAGTGAAGTGGCTCAAACCCAGTGTCCAATTTTACCACAACCTGTCACTCAGCCTCCAAAGCAAGATGATCTTTATGTGTGGCCTTGGATGGGCATCATTGTTAACATAGTATGCGACCCAAGGGatggaaaaaaatttcatggtTCTGAATACTGGTTGAAAAGGTTCAGTAAATTTAAACCATTGGAAGTTCTTATTTTCTCTGAAGAAAATGACCTAAATGCACAAGCTGTAgtgaaatttaataatgattggAACGGTTTCATGAATGCAACTGAATTTGAGAAGTCATTCGAAACTGAGCATTGCAGCAAGAAGGACTGGAATGAACGGAAAACACAGCTTGGCTCTAATACATATGGGTGGTGTGCACGTGCTGATGACTATGATGCAAAAGGTCCAATAGGGGATTTCCTTCGCAATAAAGGGCAGTTAAGAACTGTATCTGACATTGTCAAGGAAGCAGCTCAAACCAGAAACAATGTTGTGGCAAATCTAGCCAATAAAATCGATATTACAAATGAAAATCTGAATGAACTACATTACAAGTACACTGAAAAGACCATGTCCTTAAGTAGGATGCTCGTGGAGAAAGACAAACTACACTCTGTTTTTCTTGGAG AAATAAGGAAGATGCAGCGGCTTTCACGTGATAATGTTCGAAGGATATTTGATGAACATGAGAAGCTGAATCACGAATTGGAGactaagaaaaagaaacttgatTCCTGGAGCAAACAACTGAACAAACGTGAAGCACTAACTGAGCGTGAGAGACAAAAGCTTGATGAGGATAAGAAAAAG CATGATGTGAGGAACAATTCACTTCAATTGGCATCCATGGAGCAGAAAAAGGCTGATGAGAATGTCTTAAGGCTGGTTGAAGAGCAAAAG agGGAGAAAGAGGAGGCCATTAATAAGATACTTCAGTTGGAAAAGCAGCTGGATGCTAAACAGAAATTGGAAatggaaattgaagaaatcaAAGGGAAACTACAGGTGATGAAGCATCTTGAAAATGAAGATGATACATCAGTTCggaagaagatggaagaaatGAATGAAACATTGGAAGAAAAAGTTGATGATCTAAACGACATGGAAGAAATGAATAATGTTCTTATTGCTAAAGAGCGACTTAGCAACGATGAGCTACAAGAAGCTCGCAAACAATTCATTGCA gGTTTGACGGAGATAATGCTGGGCGGTCGCAcgaatattggaataaagagaATGGGAGAAATTGATTCGAAGCCATTTCAGAATACATGCAAGCAGCGATTTGCCCTTGAGGAAGCAAATGTGCAGGCCTCAACACTATGCTCCTTGTGGCAGGAGAATTTGAAGGATCCAAACTGGcatccttttaaaattattgatatCGATGGTAATACCCAG GAAATCgtaaatgaagaagatgagaagCTACGAAGTCTCAAACAGGAGTGGGGGGAAGGGATATACATGGCTGTTATTACAGCATTGAAAGAGATCAATGAGTATAATCCAAGTGGTCGTTACATTGTTTCGGAGCTCTGGAActtcaaagaagaaaggaaagccACATTAAAGGAGGTCATCAGTTACATCTTGAAGAATATCAACACACTTAAGCGCAAGAGACA